One genomic region from Panthera tigris isolate Pti1 chromosome D1, P.tigris_Pti1_mat1.1, whole genome shotgun sequence encodes:
- the LOC102957513 gene encoding olfactory receptor 52A5: MLLLNGSVFMPSVLTLIGIPGLQSVQCWIGIPFCVMYVIAVIGNSLILGIIRYERSLHKPMYIFLAMLGATDIALSTCILPKMLGIFWFHLPEISFATCLLQMWLIHSFQAIESGILLAMALDRYVAICDPLRHTTIFSQQLLTHIGIGVTLRAAILTVPSIMLIKCRLKLYRTTVISHSYCEHMAVVKLAIEDVRINKIYGLFVAFSILGFDIIFITLSYVQIFLTVFQLPQKEARFKAFNTCIAHICVFLQFYLLAFFSFFTHRFGSHIPPYVHILLSNLYLLVPPFLNPIVYGVKTKQIRDHVLKMFLPKKP; the protein is encoded by the coding sequence ATGCTCCTCCTCAATGGCTCAGTCTTTATGCCCTCTGTACTAACACTCATTGGGATTCCTGGACTACAGTCAGTGCAGTGTTGGATTGGGATCCCATTCTGTGTCATGTATGTCATCGCTGTGATCGGGAATTCCCTAATCTTGGGTATCATCAGATATGAACGCAGCCTCCATAAGCCCATGTACATATTTTTGGCCATGCTGGGAGCCACAGACATTGCACTTAGCACCTGTATTCTTCCCAAAATGTTAGGCATCTTCTGGTTTCATTTGCCAGAGATTTCCTTTGCAACCTGCCTGCTACAAATGTGGCTTATCCATTCGTTCCAGGCAATTGAATCAGGCATCCTACTGGCAATGGCCCTAgatcgctatgtggccatctgtgaCCCCTTGAGACACACCACCATCTTCTCCCAGCAACTCTTGACTCACATTGGAATTGGGGTGACACTCCGGGCTGCCATTCTTACAGTACCATCCATTATGCTCATCAAATGTCGTCTGAAACTCTACCGAACTACGGTCATCTCTCACTCTTACTGTGAGCACATGGCCGTTGTGAAGCTAGCTATTGAAGATGTCAGGATCAACAAGATATATGGTCTATTCGTTGCCTTCAGTATCTTAGGTTTTGACATAATCTTCATCACCTTGTCTTACGTTCAAATCTTTCTCACTGTGTTTCAATTGCCCCAGAAGGAGGCACGATTCAAGGCCTTTAATACGTGCATTGCCCAcatctgtgtcttcctccagTTCTAcctccttgctttcttctctttcttcacacATCGGTTTGGTTCTCACATACCACCATATGTTCATATCCTCCTATCAAACCTTTACCTGTTAGTCCCACCTTTTCTCAACCCCATTGTCTATGGTGTGAAGACCAAACAAATTCGTGACCATGTCCTAAAAATGTTTCTTCCTAAAAAACCTTAA
- the LOC102969592 gene encoding LOW QUALITY PROTEIN: olfactory receptor 52A1-like (The sequence of the model RefSeq protein was modified relative to this genomic sequence to represent the inferred CDS: substituted 1 base at 1 genomic stop codon), with amino-acid sequence MSASNITVFRPSVLTLIGIPGLETVQCWIGIPFCVMYLIGMIGNSLLLIIIRSERSLHEPMYIFVGMLGVTDIVLGTSIVPKMLGIFWFHVPEIYFDSCLLQMGLIHTFQGIESGILLAMALDRYVAICYPLRHAAIFTHRLVTQIGAVVTLRAALLVAPSLVLIKCRFQFYHTTIISHXYCEHMAIVKLAASNVRANKIYGLFVAFIVAGFDLTFITLSSAQIFFTVFRLPQKEARLKAFNTCIAHICVFLQFYLLAFFSFFTHRFGAHVPPYIHILFSSLYLLVPPFLNPLVYGAKTKQIRIHVVKMLYS; translated from the coding sequence ATGTCCGCTTCCAACATCACTGTCTTCAGGCCTTCTGTGTTGACGCTGATAGGGATCCCAGGCCTAGAGACTGTGCAGTGCTGGATTGGGATTCCATTCTGTGTCATGTATCTCATTGGTATGATTGGAAACTCCTTGCTTCTGATCATCATCAGGTCAGAGCGCAGCCTCCATGAGCCCATGTACATTTTCGTAGGCATGCTGGGGGTCACAGATATTGTACTTGGCACGAGCATTGTGCCCAAGATGCTTGGAATTTTCTGGTTTCATGTGCCAGAGATTTATTTTGATTCTTGCTTGCTTCAAATGGGGCTCATCCACACATTTCAAGGCATAGAGTCAGGCATCCTTCTGGCCATGGCTCTGGACCGTTATGTGGCCATCTGTTATCCACTAAGACATGCTGCCATCTTCACCCACCGCCTAGTCACCCAAATAGGGGCTGTGGTAACACTCAGGGCTGCCCTTCTCGTAGCCCCATCTTTAGTACTGATAAAATGCCGGTTTCAGTTTTACCATACAACCATCATCTCCCACTGATACTGTGAACATATGGCCATTGTGAAACTGGCTGCATCAAATGTGCGGGCCAACAAAATCTATGGTTTGTTTGTGGCATTTATAGTTGCAGGGTTCGACCTCACATTCATCACTTTGTCTTCTGCACAGATCTTTTTTACAGTTTTTCGTTTGCCCCAGAAGGAGGCTCGGTTGAAAGCATTCAATACGTGCATCGCTCacatctgtgtctttctccagttCTACCTCCttgccttcttctccttcttcacaCATAGGTTTGGTGCTCATGTTCCCCCTTATATCCACATCCTCTTTTCTAGCCTCTACTTGCTGGTTCCCCCGTTTCTCAATCCACTTGTCTATGGTGCCAAGACCAAGCAGATCCGCATTCATGTGGTAAAGATGTTGTATTCATAA
- the LOC102957234 gene encoding olfactory receptor 51V1-like, translating to MSVQPDSKVSNSTFLLTGFPGLEREYPWLSIPFSCIYAMVLLGNCLVLHVIRTEPSLHEPMFYFLAMLALTDLCMGLSTVHTVLGILWGLSREVSLDACIAQTYFIHGLSLTESGVLLAMAFDRFTAICNPLRYTSILTNMRIITIGVAILGRSFLFITAPIVRLKFFHYCHPHILSHSFCLHQDLLRLACSDIRFNSFYALALVICTLFLDSVLILISYISILHSVLTIASRDERLKSLKTCVSHICAVLVFYIPIIGLTMVHRFGKHLSPVVHVLMGNIYILFPPLMNPIIYSVRTQQIRSRIQRWFTKQN from the coding sequence ATGTCTGTTCAACCTGATTCCAAAGTCAGTAACTCCACCTTTCTCCTTACGGGTTTCCCTGGCCTGGAACGGGAATATCCTTGGCTCTCCATTCCTTTCTCCTGTATCTATGCTATGGTACTCTTAGGGAATTGCCTGGTGTTGCATGTGATCCGGACGGAGCCCAGCTTACATGAGCCCATGTTCTACTTCCTGGCCATGTTGGCCCTCACTGACCTGTGCATGGGGCTGTCCACAGTGCACACGGTGCTCGGGATCTTGTGGGGCCTGAGCAGGGAAGTCAGCCTGGATGCCTGCATTGCCCAAACTTACTTCATCCATGGTCTGTCCCTCACAGAGTCTGGAGTCCTTCTTGCCATGGCCTTTGATCGCTTTACTGCCATCTGCAATCCTCTGAGATATACATCCATCCTCACCAATATGAGAATCATCACCATTGGTGTGGCCATTTTAGGGAGGAGTTTCCTGTTCATTACTGCTCCCATTGTCCGCCTAAAGTTCTTCCATTACTGCCATCCTCATATCCTTTCCCATTCCTTCTGCCTGCACCAAGACTTACTTCGGCTTGCCTGCTCCGACATCCGCTTCAACAGCTTCTATGCGTTAGCCCTGGTGATCTGCACACTCTTTTTGGACTCGGTGCTCATTCTCATCTCCTACATCTCGATCCTGCATTCAGTCTTGACTATTGCATCCCGGGACGAGCGGCTCAAGTCCTTGAAGACCTGTGTCTCCCACATCTGTGCTGTTCTGGTTTTCTATATCCCAATTATTGGTTTGACTATGGTGCACCGCTTTGGAAAGCACCTCTCTCCTGTGGTCCATGTCCTCATGGGCAATATCTATATTCTTTTCCCACCCTTGATGAACCCTATCATCTACAGTGTCAGAACCCAACAAATACGTAGCAGGATCCAGAGATGGTTCACTAAACAAAACTGA